Below is a genomic region from Desulfobacter sp..
GAAGGCGCCTTTATCAAGCCTTGCTTTAATGCACCCATCGGTAAAACAGACAACCCCATGCCTGCCTGTACAGCGGTCTGAATGCTTGAAATGGATGTCCCTGTGAAAACTATTTTCCATTTCCGGTTTTCTTGTTCAAGGGTTTGGGTGGCAAGTTTTCTAAAATGGCAGGGAGACGGCAGCACCACAAGAGGCAGGGTGTCATCTATGTCAAATTCCATGCCTTTTCCTATTGTCCAGACTAATGGTTCCTGAACAAGCACCCGGCAGCTGCCCTGGTACATATCCTTTCCGGCAACCACCAGATCCAGATCGCCTTTTTTAAAGGCTGGGATGAGACCTGTGCCCAAATCCATTTGAACTTCAAGATAGATATTGGGATATCGTTTTTTGAACTGGCTGAGGATACCCGGCAATAGTTCGGGCAAAACATAATCTATCAGTCCGACACGGAGAAGGCCGGAGGCTTTGGGGGCGGTTAACTGGCTGACCGCTTCGTCATGGGCTGACAGAATCCGCTGTGCATGGGCCAGCAATGTTTCGCCCACATGGGTCAGGGACAGATTTTTACTTGTCCTGTTGAAAACCTTGGCATCCAAACGTTCTTCGAGCCGGCGGATTTTTGTGCTGACGCCTGCCTGGGTCAGGCCGATATTATTTCCGGCCCGGGTAAAGCTTTTGGTTTCAGCAACCTGCTTAAAACAGCGCAGCATGTTTATGTCCAGATCAATGGGTATCATGGGCGTCATAATAGTTTGTTATGGTTTGTATGACAACTATTAATTTGTATTATTTTTAACCGCTTGTATAATTCAATCCAGTTGGAGATGGCTCTCCAATCTGAATTTGTTAAAAAAATCGGCACCTTAATATCGTGGGAGCAGGTTGGGAAAATGATCACCCAGATTGTCAAATTTAATGTAAAACCCAGTAGTGTCCGGTTAGGTTGTTGCATATAAAAAGCATCTAAAATCATTGAAAAAACAGTCTGTTTTGTGTTGACAAATGTGCGTAAAAATTTTTGTGCGCCTTGAAAATTTAACTCAAGGAGCTCAAATGACGCACATCTCAGTCCCTAAAAAACAACTACGGTCCCTGAACTTTGACAATTTCAGGTGCCCTCTGATAAAGTCACTTTCAAAAGCACCGGAATTACAATCTCGAGGAGACCGCCCTTTAAAAATGACATTCGAAGACCAGATAAATGCTTTGGTTTATTTCCATCTTCAGGAGCACAAGTCTGCCCGACATTTAATTCAGGATCTCAAGGAGAATGTTTTTGCTAAAGAAAATATTGCGCCAGACGGTGGTATCAGCCGTAGTAGTTTCTGTGAAGCCATCAATCACAGGGGACTCGAACAACTGCAATTTATCTTTGAGGATCTTTATAAACAGGCTCTTGAGTGTCATCCGGGTGAACACGCCGAGTTAGGAGAGTTGGTTTCCATTGACGGTAGTCTCATAAATGCAGTCCTTTCAATGCACTGGGCGAACTACAGAAAAGGAAGTAAAAAAGCCAAAGTACATTGCGGATTTGACATTAATCACGGAATCCCAAACAAAATCTTTTTGACTGAAGGCAACGGCGCTGAACGCACTTTTGTTCCCAAAATACTTTCCAAGGGGCAAACAGGTGTTATGGATCGTGGATATCAATCCCATAAAGAATTTGACCTGCTTCAGGAGCAAGGCAAACATTTTGTCTGCCGTATAAAAACCAGGACAACAAGAACAATTATTGATAACCACGAGACCTCTTCCGACAGCTACATTTTTTATGATGCACTGGTTAAACTTGGTACTCCGAATCAAAACCAGACGAAAAGGCCTGTTCGGGTTGTTGGCTATAAAATTGCTGGCGTCAAATACTATGTGGCAACTGACAGGCATGATTTAACAGCGGAACAAATAGCAACAATTTATAAACTCCGGTGGACCATTGAGGATTTTTTCAAATGGTGGAAAGAACATCTGAAGGTATATCATCTCATTGCCCGCAGTGAATACGGCCTTATGGTTCAGATTCTTGGCGGCCTTATCACTTACCTGTTACTGGCAATCCATTGCCAAAAACAGTTTAATGAAAAGGTCACGATCAAAAGAGTTCGGCAGCTGCGAACCGCCATTCTAAATGACCTGTTTGGCTGCGAGGAGCAGGGCTCTCATAGTTCAAACAGGGACAATATTGTCAAAGATCAAAAAATTATTGAGCAAGCAAAAACCTAACCGGACATCACTGTGTAAAACCGGAATATTGCGACGCTTTTAAAAGCGCATTGATCCAAGATAAAAAAAATGCTGAGCAGGAGGCCGGGTATATTCAAATGCTGCTTTTTGCAGATCAAATACAGCCCAATCTTATTTTCTGCTACGAAGTCTGGGAAGACCAGGATGCCCTGGATTACCACCGGGAGCATCCCTATACCGTAAAAATATGTCAACTGGTGGATACGGCCCTTGTATCTCCGGTGGAAATCCTGGCCAGGCCGGCACCCTTTTAAGCGAGGCCTTAGCGGGCAATATGGACCCATGAATTTTGTAACACCAATTGATTGATAGAAGGGGAGAATCATGCAAAAAACCATTATGATCACCGGCGCAACCGACGGCATTGGATTGGAAACCGCCAGAATGCTGGCAAGACAGGGACACAACCTCATAATCCACGGGCGGCAATTTGACAAGTTACCCAGGTGATTTTTCAAACCTCAAGGATGTAAAAGAACTTGGGGCGGCAGTGGCTCAAGACCATACCAGGCTTGATGTATTGATAAATAATGCCGGTGTTTTCAGAGTTCAGAATCCTGCCACCCGGGAGGGGCTTGACCTGAGATTTGCCGTTAATGCCATTGCCCCCTACGTGTTGACCAAAAAGCTGCTGTTCCTGTTCTGTCTATCGGGCCGGATCATCAACCTCTCCTCGGCAGCCCAGGCCCCGGTGGACACGGCAGCCCTGGCAGGCCCTCCACGGCTGCCCGAGGGTGAGGCCTATGCCCAGAGCAAGCTGGCCCTGACCATGTGGTCATGCCATATGGGCCTAACCCTCAAGGAAAAAGGCCCTGCCGTCATTGCGGTGAATCCCGCCTCCTTTTTGGGCAGCAAAATGGTGAAAGAGGCATACGGGATTGACGGCAAAGATCTTGGCATCGGAGCTGACATTCTCTGCCGGGCAGCCCTGTCCCATGAATTTGCCTCAGCCTCTGGGCGTTATTTTGACAATGATTCCAAACGGTTTTCTTCTCCCCACCCCGATGCGCTCAACGATCTAAAATGTAAAACAATCATCCAAACCATTGAGTCGGTGCTGGCATAAAAAAAGACACAGGAGAATAAAATGAACTACCAAGGAAAAATATACCGGCCCTGGATCGAGGCCAACAGTCTGCTCATACAGATCACCCTGGGCTGTACCCATAATAAATGTACATTCTGTGACATGTTCAGGGAAAAAAGATTCGGAATCAGACCGCTTGAAGATATTTTCAAGGATATTGATGAGGCAAGACAGCTTTTTCCTCATGTGGGCGCTATCTTTCTCATTGACGGAAATGTACTGGCCCTAGAGACCGGATTTCTTTTAAAAGTGATTGAAAAGAGCAGGTCCACTTTTGATGAGTGCTCAAAGATTTCCCTCTACGCAGGGTTCAATGATCTTAGACGCAAATCCGTTTCAGAACTTTTTGACCTCAGACAGGCCGGATTGACCATGGCCTATTCCGGGCTGGAATCGGGCCATCCTGAAATCCTTAAACGGGTGAAAAAAGGGCTGACCCCGGAACAGGCCCTGGCCGGGATGGAACATGCAAAAGCTGCCAAAATTGATGTATTGCTCTCCTTTATCTTCGGGCTGGGGGAAAAGAGCATTCCTTTGAGCATATGGTTCAAACCACACGGCTACTCAACCTGATGAAGCCCGAAGAGATTGCCCCCATGGCCCTGGCGGTGCAGTCGGGAACCGAGCTGGCCAAAGAGATTGAGGCCAAAAAATTCATCCAGGCCACCCCCCTGCAGATTCTTGAAGAGGAAAAATATCTTCTTGAAAACCTTAGGGACTTTACCACCTTTTACTGGGGGGACCATGGCAACAATATCGTGTCCTCCAAAGGCAGGCTGCCCGAACTTCAGAAGGACTTTCTTGAAAAAATAGACCAGGCCATTGCCACCCACCCGGCAACCCAACATAAGGTGCTTAAAACATTTGCATGGTAAGTCATGCCGCGGTTGGTGGTTTTGTAAGAGAATATTAAAATCTGCATATCACCCAAGAACAATAATCGTAAATTAAAAGGATTAAATGAGATGAAACAAAACATCAGCCGGTACCCTGTACCTGAATTTGAAGATCTGCCCGAGGACCTCAAGGAAATTTTCCTTGCCGTAAAAGAGAAGATGGGATTTATGCCCAATGTCTTGTTTGCCCTGGCCCACCGGCCGGAGGAACTCCGTGCCTTTCTGGCATACAACGAGGCCCTGATGAACAGGGAAAGCGGGCTGCCCCCTGCCGACAAGGAAATGATCATCATTGCCCATTCCAATTACAATGGGTGCACCTATTGTGTCCAGTCCCATGGTGCGGCCCTTCGCCTTGCCATGAAAAATCCCCGGATCGCCGACCAGGTGTCGGTAAATTATCATGAAGCAGATATCACCCCCCGCCAGAAAGCAAAGATTGATTTTGCAATGAAGATGACAAAGGAGCCCGGAACAATCAATGAAACAGATTTTCAGACCCTTCGGACCCACGGGTTCAGTGACGAAGATATCTGGGATATTGCGGGCATCACAGCCTTTTTTAATATGTCCAACCGGATGATGACCTTTGCTGGGGTCCGCCCGGATGACCAATTTTATATGATGGGCCGCCATTGATCTTTTCATACAAATGCCGGTCCAATCGAGATCATGGGAAAAAAGAATCGTCTTAAATCAGAAAGGAAAACAAAATGACAAACTGGAAAGAACTTAATAAAGACCTGAACGAACTGCTGCAGCTGGACTCCCGGGGTATCGCCGTAAAGAGACTGGAAAAAAAAGAGGGGCTTGGGAATATCCCGGGGATGGAAAGGCCTGAATCTGCATTTACCTTTTGCCAGCTGCCCTACCTTGTCAGAAAACAGGGCAAAACCATCGGTATCACACAGGAGGATGCCAAACCCCTGGCAGATAAAATGCAGTTAAAATACCGCTGTTTGAGAATCCAGGGCCTGGCCCCGGTCGACCAGGAACAGATAGACAGCGAAGCCAAGGGGTTTGCCGGGTTCTGGTTCAATGATTATGAAACGGCAAAACAGGCCGTTGGCAGCTATCCTGTACCATCTCCCATTGAAGCCCTGGCCCTGAGTCCCCTGGATGAGGAACGATTTGAACCGGAATATCTTTTGATTTATGCCAACGGCGGGCAAATGACCCTGCTGATGAACGGACTGCAGTATTATGAATATGAACGGGTGGAATCAAGCTTTTCAGGAGAAGGGTCCTGTACAGACGCTCTGCCCCGGTGCGTGGCCACCGGCAAGCCCTCCCTTTGCCTGCCCTGCCTGGGGGAAAGAAGTTTTGGCCGGGTCAATGACGATGAAATGGTGCTGGCCCTGCCTGCCGACCGGCTGGACCGTACGGTCAAAGGGTTGAAAACCATGAAAGAGACCGGCCTTGCCTATCCTGTGGGCCACCAGGAATCGGGCATGGATGTGACCTCTTTGTTTACCAACTGGTATCCTGTTCAAGATCATTAACCCCCAAGGCGCCTGCTGTATCATAAACAGCAGGCGCTTTCTGGATGATAAAAGCCGCCACAATTTTCAACCCTATACCGACAAAGGGGCCGCCTTGATCTTTTTCAAACTATTTGATGATCCTTCCATTAAGGTAGACATCTGATTTCATCTCTGTCTCATTTTGAATGCCTTCACCCGCAAAACACATTTGAAGGGCTTGTTTTGCATAATGGGTCAATGCCTCTTTTGCTGCGCCACTTTTTACGATAACTCTGGTGGTCACATCATCCAGGTGACCTGCCATGGCGGGGGTCATAAAATGATCCTGCTGGTAGTTAAACTGGTGTTCAACTCTAAAATCATCGATATTGATCCCCTTTTTTTGAAAGTACATTTTATTGGCAGTCAGCTGACTCATCAGACAAAAGGAAGTGCCTATGGTAAAATAGTCCCTTGATGTCGGTGCCTTGTCTATCCCCTCATACCCCCGACTGTCATCGGCATAAAGCGCCCATGTCTGGTAATTTTCAGTCAGGGATTTTGCCCTTATTTTATGCAGGTATGGCCGAGACGCATCCTCTGCCGATTCGGCTATGCAGATTTCAGTAAATATAAATGGGTTGGGGAAATCATGCATATCCAGTGTGAGATCTTTTTCTATTTTTATTGTTTGCAGATCCAGATCCTCTGTTACATTGGTGATGGTGAGACCATTATCCACAGAGATTGGGGATTTTACTTTACCGGGACGAGCTTGCAATCCACCCCAGTCATCGGCATTGATAAGTATCTTCACATCAATTGTTGTTTTATTTGCCAGGCCCTCACCAACCGCCCAGGCCTTCAGTGCTTTTTCTTTTAACGTTTTTATTTTTTCAGGCGATTCACCGCTTTTGATCAGAATATTAGAGATCACCTTATCCGTATACCCGGACCAGTGATCGCTCATCGGATCAGCCCATCTGAAAAAAATTTTTGATTCTACTTTTACATCTTCAACCTTTAAATCCAATAGTTGTATCAACCTTTCAACCTGGGTCAACAAGCTTGAAGAGGCTCCGGCAGCATAATAGGTCAGAGGATTCGGCGCGGTTTGGTGATGTGCTGAACCGCCCTCGTCACTGACAAGTTCCCATGGGCTGAATGAATCTTCGCCAACAGGCTTTACCATCCCTTTTTTAAGAAAAACAGCCTCTTTGCTGACTATGTTTTGGGTGGTGGTTGCAATATTTTCACAAATAGCCCCGTTGACAGGAACGGCTTTTACCGGCGTAAATGTTGTCGGGCGCATATGATTGTCCAGCCGGGTTTCAACCTGATAAACTTTTGGGCGCTGGGATAGATCATCTTGTGCCTGCGCTGCACTCAGTGACATAAGAAGTGCCGCTATGATTGACAATATACTTAATTTTGTTTTCATTTTATGTGTTCCTTGTTCATAATTAATTTATTTTTGATGAATTAAACGAACTGAATCGCTCGTTCATGGCAGTATTTGATGCACAGGCCGCATTCCACACAATTTTCAAAATTCACGGCAAAGGATTTTACTCTTCCTTTGATCTTTGTTTTAAATTTCCCCAATATTTTCAGGGAATCATACTCATCGGTTGTGATTTTTCTAAGTTCAAACACCTGGTTTGGACAGGTATCCAGACACTTTCCATCACCGTCGCACTTGTTCATATTGATCTTAATTGTTCTATTCATCTTTTCTAAGGCGCCTTTAAGACTTTATTATCAGTCGGTTAAATTGTCTTTGACAGTTGAATGGCATCCTGGGGGCAGGCCTGGATACAGCTGCCGCACTCATCACACCGGGAGCCATTGACCGTGTAGGTTTCTTCGCCGGGAACAATGGCTTTGAAGGTACATCTGTCATAACACTCCCCGCATGCAATACATTGATCCGGATCAATATGAGTCCCGGCCGGGTTGACGGTCTCACCGCCAAAGGCGAATCGTTTACGCAGCAGTTTATGATCACGGGTCTCCATCTCGAAATCATAGTCAAACAGCTCTCCTTTTCCTTTAAAGATGCAAAAAAGTTTCATTGCCGGGTAACGGGCAGCCTCTTGCCGAGCATATTCATGGATCTGACTGCCTGCTGTCGCTTTCCTTTTTAATTCGGAGTCTGAAACCTCGCAGGTTTCACCTGTAACCCGTACAAAAAAGCCCGGCGGCCAATATGGCTGCCCATCTTTATTTTGGCCTTCTTTTCTGCCCGATGGATATATGCCGCAGATGGAAATTTGCGGATTGCTTTTAAGCTGGCGATAGAAGGGCTTTACATTCATGGTCAAAAAGTAAATACCCTGATCATCACCGCCGCAGATGCTGATGATCCGACTGTGCATCGTTTTTCCGTCAAGGGTGGTAGCCGATAAACTCCTGGTTTTTGCCAGGGCTGAACAGATTTCTTTTAAGGTCATTTTATTATTCGCCTCTTTTTTAAAAATGAAGGTCTCTGTTGGTTTTAATTTGATTATGCAAATTTTATTGCATCTAAACAACAGATGTGTTCTCATGTTACACATGAAGAAAATCGATTGGTTATCCCTGGATGGAAAAAGTCTGCGTGTATTTATCACCGTAATGGAAGTCGGCACGATCACAGGTGCTGCGGATCGACTCGGCATTACTCAATCTGCTGTCAGCCATACGGTGGAAAAACTACGAAAGATTTTAGGAGACCCCCTTTTTATCCGGGCAGGAAGAACAATTTCCCCGACAGTGTATGCACAACAGATCGTTGAAAAGGTAGAAAAAATTTTAGATCAGCTCCAAGGCCTTGTACAAACTGCCTCATTTTCACCTGCTGAAAGCGAAATAGACCTGGTTATCGCTGCCAATGATTTTCAGAGCAGCCTGCTTATGCCCCTGTTCTATGAGCAGGTCAAAAAAAAACTGAAACGCTTCACGCTCAAGGTGATTTCACCCCATTTGCCCTCGGCCGAACTGCTGCGTGACAAAAAATGCGATTTGGCCATTGTTGGATTCAGTCCCGACGCACCTGACATAATTCAAAGGGCCCTTTTCACCATGAACACGGTCGTTTTTTATGATCCAGCGGTGAGGAAGGCCCCCAAAAATATGAGGGACTACCTAAATTCCAAACATATCGGGCTCTCATTTCTCCAGAATTTTAAGGGCGGGATAGATGATTATTTAATCACCCGGGGGCAACAGCGCCAAGTTGATATTTTTGCCCCCAATTTTTCCAGTGTTGCCACCTATTTAAAGGGAACTGATATGCTTGCGACTCTGCCATCCCTGATGGCACTCACAGAAATGCGTGGTTTTGCCTGTTCTCCTTTGCCTTTTCAATTTTTGTCGGGAAAAATGAATATGATCTGGCATCAATCCTATCAGGAGGATGAACCGCACAAATGGCTGAGAAAGCAGATGGTAAAAGTTGTTAATGCTATTCTTGAAAAAGAATCATAACCCAGGGACAGATTTTTTTTCACAGTGGGGGCGGATGACTGCACTCGAGGAGAGTGGGGTGCACCCATGGGGTATTGAGATTGGGGATTGTCTGAAGTGCAAAAATGATTAAAAAACAGGGTCCCGCCTCCGGGATCTTATAAAAGGTTTGACACTTTGCTAAACAAAACGTAGATTTCTATCCTGAATATTTTACGAATCGATTTTGCTTTAGCTGTATGGCGTCAGGCCGTCAAGCCCTAATGTTTATACTGCAAAAGGCTGCAACGCCGCAGATGAGGTGAAATATTCGGGCGATCCTTATGGATACAATGAATGATGGATACAATGAATGCGTTTTTCATTTGTCCGTATCATGGGTGATACCTGTGTCACTCCATGAAAATAATATTTTAAATTAATTTATACAATGAACCAGGAATTTTGCCATGTCAGACGAACAACATATCTGTCCCAAATGTAATTCACCTTATGCCTATCCCGATGGACTTCTGTGGATATGCCCCGAATGTGCCCATGAGTGGGTACCTGATCAGGCGTCTGATGCACCTGAGCAAGAGGCGTCCCAATTTCTCGATGCCAATGGTACTCCCTTGCAGGATGGAGATACCGTCACCACGATCAAAGACCTCAAGGCCGGGAAGGATACAATGAAGCTGGGTACCAAGGTGAAAAACATCAAACTCCTTGATGACCCTGTAAACGGCCACGATATTTCCTGTAAGATTCCAGGTTTCGGCGGTATGTACCTTAAATGTTCCGTTGTTAAAAAGGCGTAAAACAAGAGACTGAAACAAGGCGGTGTCCTTTAAACCGGACACCGCCTTAAACTTTTCGTCTAGTGAATCAGCCGTTCTAACTTAACGGCCCCGACCTTGAATTCGGGAATTTTGGCCAACGGGTCAAACGCCTTTGAACTGGTCAGGATATTGGTGGGGTTTTCACCAAAATGAATGGGCAAAAACAGGTTTCCGGGTTTCACATCCCGGGTGATCCTGGCCGGCACCTCCATCTGCCCCCGCCGTGAGGTCAGCAGCACAAGATCGTTGACTTTAATCTTGAGGTCTTCGGCATTTTTGGGGTGGATTTCCACATACCCGGTTCTCTGCTCCACGTCCAGATGCTTTGATATCCGTGTCATGGTCCCGGTATGGAAATGGGCAAACATCCGTCCTGTGGTCAGTAAAAAAGGATAGTCTTCACAGGCCAGTTCAGCCGGATCCTTATATTCCACAGCATGGAACTTGCCCTTGCCCCTGGCAAATTGCTCCTTGTGAAGATAAGGGGTGCCGGGATGATCCTCGGCGGGGCAGGGCCATTGCAGACCGTTGATCCCAAGCCGTTCGTAGGTCATTCCCCCATAACTTTTTTCCGTGAGACCGGTCATCTCGTCGAAGATTTCTTCGGCAGACTCATAGGCCATCTCATATCCCATGGCCGTGGAGAGCCGTGAAAAGATTTCCCAGTCCGGCAGGGCGTTGCCCACAGGTTCAACCGCTTTCTGGGTGAGCATGCACCGCCGTTCCGTGTTGGTAAAGGTGCCTTGTCGCTCCCCTAAAGCGGCTGAAGAGAGGACCACGTCAGATACCTGGGCGGTTTCCGAAAGAAAGATATCCTGGGTGACCAGAAAGTCCAGTTTTTTCAAGGCATGGTTGAGGTGGTTCCAGTCCGGGTCACTCAGTTTGGGATTTTCTCCAATCACATACAAGGCCCGTATTTTGCCCGTGTCAATGGCTGATATCATATCGGTGATGGTCATGCCGGGCTTGTCTGAAAGTTCACAATTCCAGGCCTTGGAAAACTTTTTATTGGCCTCAGGATCATTCACAGGCTGGTACCCGGTGAACACGTTGGGCAGTCCGCCCATGTCGCAGGCGCCCTGGACATTGTTCTGGCCCCGTAACGGATTGACGCCCCCGCCTTTTACCCCTACATTTCCGCAGAGCATGGCAAGGTTGCAGCAGGATTTAACATTGTCCACCCCGGTGGTGTGCTGGGTGATACCCATGGCGTAGAGCAGGGCTGCAGGAGAATTCTGGGCGTAAGTCTCAGCCATTTTGATGATATCTTTTTCCGGC
It encodes:
- a CDS encoding LysR family transcriptional regulator, producing MIPIDLDINMLRCFKQVAETKSFTRAGNNIGLTQAGVSTKIRRLEERLDAKVFNRTSKNLSLTHVGETLLAHAQRILSAHDEAVSQLTAPKASGLLRVGLIDYVLPELLPGILSQFKKRYPNIYLEVQMDLGTGLIPAFKKGDLDLVVAGKDMYQGSCRVLVQEPLVWTIGKGMEFDIDDTLPLVVLPSPCHFRKLATQTLEQENRKWKIVFTGTSISSIQTAVQAGMGLSVLPMGALKQGLIKAPSKLELPELPMFSIAVFTDKNKQNNARDVFISYLEAEISNQKRA
- a CDS encoding IS4 family transposase, yielding MTHISVPKKQLRSLNFDNFRCPLIKSLSKAPELQSRGDRPLKMTFEDQINALVYFHLQEHKSARHLIQDLKENVFAKENIAPDGGISRSSFCEAINHRGLEQLQFIFEDLYKQALECHPGEHAELGELVSIDGSLINAVLSMHWANYRKGSKKAKVHCGFDINHGIPNKIFLTEGNGAERTFVPKILSKGQTGVMDRGYQSHKEFDLLQEQGKHFVCRIKTRTTRTIIDNHETSSDSYIFYDALVKLGTPNQNQTKRPVRVVGYKIAGVKYYVATDRHDLTAEQIATIYKLRWTIEDFFKWWKEHLKVYHLIARSEYGLMVQILGGLITYLLLAIHCQKQFNEKVTIKRVRQLRTAILNDLFGCEEQGSHSSNRDNIVKDQKIIEQAKT
- a CDS encoding antibiotic biosynthesis monooxygenase, with translation MIQDKKNAEQEAGYIQMLLFADQIQPNLIFCYEVWEDQDALDYHREHPYTVKICQLVDTALVSPVEILARPAPF
- a CDS encoding peroxidase-related enzyme (This protein belongs to a clade of uncharacterized proteins related to peroxidases such as the alkylhydroperoxidase AhpD.), with protein sequence MKQNISRYPVPEFEDLPEDLKEIFLAVKEKMGFMPNVLFALAHRPEELRAFLAYNEALMNRESGLPPADKEMIIIAHSNYNGCTYCVQSHGAALRLAMKNPRIADQVSVNYHEADITPRQKAKIDFAMKMTKEPGTINETDFQTLRTHGFSDEDIWDIAGITAFFNMSNRMMTFAGVRPDDQFYMMGRH
- a CDS encoding DUF169 domain-containing protein; amino-acid sequence: MTNWKELNKDLNELLQLDSRGIAVKRLEKKEGLGNIPGMERPESAFTFCQLPYLVRKQGKTIGITQEDAKPLADKMQLKYRCLRIQGLAPVDQEQIDSEAKGFAGFWFNDYETAKQAVGSYPVPSPIEALALSPLDEERFEPEYLLIYANGGQMTLLMNGLQYYEYERVESSFSGEGSCTDALPRCVATGKPSLCLPCLGERSFGRVNDDEMVLALPADRLDRTVKGLKTMKETGLAYPVGHQESGMDVTSLFTNWYPVQDH
- a CDS encoding OsmC family protein; the protein is MKTKLSILSIIAALLMSLSAAQAQDDLSQRPKVYQVETRLDNHMRPTTFTPVKAVPVNGAICENIATTTQNIVSKEAVFLKKGMVKPVGEDSFSPWELVSDEGGSAHHQTAPNPLTYYAAGASSSLLTQVERLIQLLDLKVEDVKVESKIFFRWADPMSDHWSGYTDKVISNILIKSGESPEKIKTLKEKALKAWAVGEGLANKTTIDVKILINADDWGGLQARPGKVKSPISVDNGLTITNVTEDLDLQTIKIEKDLTLDMHDFPNPFIFTEICIAESAEDASRPYLHKIRAKSLTENYQTWALYADDSRGYEGIDKAPTSRDYFTIGTSFCLMSQLTANKMYFQKKGINIDDFRVEHQFNYQQDHFMTPAMAGHLDDVTTRVIVKSGAAKEALTHYAKQALQMCFAGEGIQNETEMKSDVYLNGRIIK
- a CDS encoding ferredoxin family protein, whose translation is MNRTIKINMNKCDGDGKCLDTCPNQVFELRKITTDEYDSLKILGKFKTKIKGRVKSFAVNFENCVECGLCIKYCHERAIQFV
- a CDS encoding 4Fe-4S binding protein, whose translation is MTLKEICSALAKTRSLSATTLDGKTMHSRIISICGGDDQGIYFLTMNVKPFYRQLKSNPQISICGIYPSGRKEGQNKDGQPYWPPGFFVRVTGETCEVSDSELKRKATAGSQIHEYARQEAARYPAMKLFCIFKGKGELFDYDFEMETRDHKLLRKRFAFGGETVNPAGTHIDPDQCIACGECYDRCTFKAIVPGEETYTVNGSRCDECGSCIQACPQDAIQLSKTI
- a CDS encoding LysR family transcriptional regulator, whose product is MKKIDWLSLDGKSLRVFITVMEVGTITGAADRLGITQSAVSHTVEKLRKILGDPLFIRAGRTISPTVYAQQIVEKVEKILDQLQGLVQTASFSPAESEIDLVIAANDFQSSLLMPLFYEQVKKKLKRFTLKVISPHLPSAELLRDKKCDLAIVGFSPDAPDIIQRALFTMNTVVFYDPAVRKAPKNMRDYLNSKHIGLSFLQNFKGGIDDYLITRGQQRQVDIFAPNFSSVATYLKGTDMLATLPSLMALTEMRGFACSPLPFQFLSGKMNMIWHQSYQEDEPHKWLRKQMVKVVNAILEKES
- a CDS encoding alkylphosphonate utilization protein → MSDEQHICPKCNSPYAYPDGLLWICPECAHEWVPDQASDAPEQEASQFLDANGTPLQDGDTVTTIKDLKAGKDTMKLGTKVKNIKLLDDPVNGHDISCKIPGFGGMYLKCSVVKKA
- the fdhF gene encoding formate dehydrogenase subunit alpha, yielding MDCKFVPSVCSYCGTGCGVLFEVIDRKIESTLPLKSHPVNQGKLCIKGWSLHEYINSYMRLKSPLIKEDGKFEKATWKEAISTAAQGLGRVKETYGPDAIGVLVSAKITNEENYLAQKFTRAAIGTNNIDHCARLUHSSTVAGLAAAFGSGAMTNSIAEFEHDSQVIFVIGSNTTACHPLIASRIIQAKENGAKLIVADPRNIQLARLADLTVHHRLGSDVALLNGMMHVIVKNNWHDQDYIQTRCEDFEALAATLEAYTPARVSKITQVPEKDIIKMAETYAQNSPAALLYAMGITQHTTGVDNVKSCCNLAMLCGNVGVKGGGVNPLRGQNNVQGACDMGGLPNVFTGYQPVNDPEANKKFSKAWNCELSDKPGMTITDMISAIDTGKIRALYVIGENPKLSDPDWNHLNHALKKLDFLVTQDIFLSETAQVSDVVLSSAALGERQGTFTNTERRCMLTQKAVEPVGNALPDWEIFSRLSTAMGYEMAYESAEEIFDEMTGLTEKSYGGMTYERLGINGLQWPCPAEDHPGTPYLHKEQFARGKGKFHAVEYKDPAELACEDYPFLLTTGRMFAHFHTGTMTRISKHLDVEQRTGYVEIHPKNAEDLKIKVNDLVLLTSRRGQMEVPARITRDVKPGNLFLPIHFGENPTNILTSSKAFDPLAKIPEFKVGAVKLERLIH